A single Nocardioides bizhenqiangii DNA region contains:
- a CDS encoding FtsW/RodA/SpoVE family cell cycle protein codes for MPVANASLLQFVHRRRRGAELFLLILALVVGIGAYASVGLGVDGEVPANIIGYGGWLAALVIAAHLVVRLVAPYADPVLLPIVAALNGIGLAVIHRIDLAEDSGRADQQLIWMTVGVLLFVATLVFLRDHRLLARFTYTSGFLAIVLLILPMLPVIGNEVNGARIWIQIGPLGFQPGEVAKVLLVITFAGYLVVHRDALALAGRRFLFIDFPRGRDLGPILVMWGVSLSILILQKDLGSSLLFFGLFLIMLYVATERPGWLVVGGLLFFGGAAVAYRIFAHVQQRVEIWLDPFADRDGDGYQLVQALYGFAWGSLTGRGLGQGMPSRVPESESDFIMAAVGEELGLTAVLALLLLYGLIVERALRAALISRDGFGKLVATGLAGVIALQVFVVIGGVTRLIPLTGLTTPFLSYGGSSLVANWVIIALLLRISDQARRPVPEITDEPEDPDLLTTQVVRTVKAQ; via the coding sequence ATTCCCGTGGCCAACGCCAGCCTCCTGCAGTTCGTCCACCGCCGTCGGCGCGGTGCCGAGCTGTTCCTGCTGATCCTCGCCCTGGTGGTGGGGATCGGCGCCTACGCCTCTGTCGGCCTCGGTGTCGACGGCGAGGTCCCGGCCAACATCATCGGGTACGGCGGCTGGCTGGCCGCGCTCGTGATCGCCGCGCACCTCGTGGTCCGCCTGGTGGCGCCGTACGCCGACCCGGTGCTGCTCCCCATCGTCGCCGCGCTCAACGGCATCGGCCTCGCCGTGATCCACCGCATCGACCTCGCCGAGGACTCCGGCCGCGCCGACCAGCAGCTGATCTGGATGACCGTCGGCGTGCTGCTCTTCGTCGCCACCCTGGTCTTCCTGCGCGACCACCGGCTGCTCGCCCGGTTCACCTACACGTCGGGGTTCCTGGCGATCGTGCTGCTGATCCTCCCGATGCTCCCCGTGATCGGCAACGAGGTGAACGGCGCCAGGATCTGGATCCAGATCGGCCCGCTCGGGTTCCAGCCCGGCGAGGTGGCGAAGGTGCTGCTGGTCATCACCTTCGCCGGCTACCTGGTCGTCCACCGCGACGCGCTCGCCCTCGCCGGCCGCCGGTTCCTCTTCATCGACTTCCCGCGCGGTCGCGACCTCGGCCCGATCCTGGTGATGTGGGGCGTGAGCCTCAGCATCCTGATCCTGCAGAAGGACCTCGGCTCCAGCCTGCTGTTCTTCGGGCTGTTCCTGATCATGCTCTACGTCGCCACCGAGCGACCGGGGTGGCTGGTCGTCGGCGGGCTGCTGTTCTTCGGCGGGGCGGCCGTGGCGTACCGGATCTTCGCCCACGTCCAGCAGCGGGTCGAGATCTGGCTCGACCCGTTCGCCGACCGCGACGGTGACGGCTACCAGCTGGTGCAGGCGCTCTACGGCTTCGCCTGGGGCAGCCTCACCGGCCGCGGCCTCGGCCAGGGGATGCCATCGCGGGTGCCCGAGTCCGAGTCCGACTTCATCATGGCCGCGGTCGGCGAGGAGCTCGGGCTGACCGCGGTCCTGGCGCTGCTGCTGCTCTACGGGCTCATCGTCGAGCGCGCGCTCCGCGCCGCGCTGATCTCCCGCGACGGCTTCGGAAAGCTGGTCGCGACCGGCCTCGCCGGCGTCATCGCGCTCCAGGTGTTCGTCGTCATCGGCGGCGTCACCCGGCTGATCCCGCTCACCGGCCTCACCACACCGTTCCTGTCGTACGGCGGCTCGTCGCTGGTCGCCAACTGGGTGATCATCGCCCTGCTGCTGCGGATCTCCGACCAGGCCCGGCGCCCGGTGCCCGAGATCACCGACGAGCCCGAGGACCCCGACCTCCTCACGACCCAGGTCGTCAGGACGGTGAAGGCCCAATGA
- a CDS encoding cell division protein CrgA — protein sequence MKFSRPSLKRSDNAAFKDPSSGPVFSVRFLVSLVLILGGIAWMAYYYIGVRPVAGFGDDNKPNVDPDSFEPGVVTGLNFVGDLQEWNYLIGFGAIMLGLMIAAHPSTPLGRGRGVVVGMLGCFVLGLLWICTYYVVGTGDHAQDLPIFNDLEQKNLFVGIGFMAVGFTFATKWE from the coding sequence GTGAAGTTCTCCCGCCCGAGCCTGAAGCGTTCGGACAATGCGGCGTTCAAGGACCCGTCGAGCGGTCCGGTGTTCAGCGTCCGCTTCCTGGTCTCCCTCGTGCTCATCCTCGGCGGCATCGCGTGGATGGCGTACTACTACATCGGCGTCCGTCCGGTCGCCGGCTTCGGTGACGACAACAAGCCCAACGTCGACCCTGACTCGTTCGAGCCGGGCGTCGTCACCGGGTTGAACTTCGTGGGCGACCTCCAGGAGTGGAACTACCTGATCGGCTTCGGCGCGATCATGCTCGGCCTGATGATCGCCGCCCACCCCTCGACGCCGCTCGGCCGCGGCCGGGGCGTGGTCGTCGGCATGCTCGGTTGCTTCGTGCTCGGCCTGCTGTGGATCTGCACCTACTACGTCGTCGGCACCGGCGACCACGCGCAGGACCTCCCGATCTTCAACGACCTCGAGCAGAAGAACCTGTTCGTCGGCATCGGGTTCATGGCGGTCGGGTTCACCTTCGCCACCAAGTGGGAGTAG
- a CDS encoding rhomboid family intramembrane serine protease, with the protein MSAPAGVPTCYRHPDRETYVRCQRCEKSICPDCMRDAAVGFQCPDCIKEGAKSTRQAQAAYGGRRSSDPRLTSMVLVALNGLVWVAILATGWKSSTLTDRLALLPTGTCRSEGDPGSFYPRLDAEGLCGQIPDGQWFPGVSDGAYWQLVTSMFSHVEIWHIGFNMLVLYFLGPQLEAVLGRARFLALYLVSGLAGSVCVYWFSNEDTSTLGASGAIFGLMGALLVVAFKVRGNVQSIVSWLAINAVVTVVFPGVSWQGHLGGFLGGVLVTVILVYAPKDRRVLLQVAGITLVVVALAAATVARTVALA; encoded by the coding sequence ATGAGCGCACCGGCCGGGGTGCCGACGTGCTACCGGCACCCCGACCGGGAGACCTACGTCCGTTGCCAGCGGTGCGAGAAGTCGATCTGCCCCGACTGCATGCGCGACGCGGCGGTCGGCTTCCAGTGCCCGGACTGCATCAAGGAGGGCGCGAAGAGCACCCGCCAGGCGCAGGCGGCGTACGGCGGCCGCCGGTCGTCGGACCCGCGCCTGACCTCGATGGTGCTGGTCGCGCTCAACGGGCTGGTCTGGGTCGCGATCCTCGCGACCGGCTGGAAGTCGAGCACGCTCACCGACCGGCTCGCCCTGCTCCCGACCGGGACCTGCCGCTCCGAGGGCGACCCCGGCTCGTTCTACCCGCGCCTGGACGCCGAGGGGCTCTGTGGGCAGATCCCGGACGGCCAGTGGTTCCCCGGCGTCTCCGACGGCGCCTACTGGCAGCTGGTCACCAGCATGTTCAGCCACGTCGAGATCTGGCACATCGGCTTCAACATGCTGGTCCTCTACTTCCTCGGGCCGCAGCTCGAGGCGGTCCTGGGACGGGCCCGTTTCCTCGCGCTCTACCTCGTCTCGGGCCTGGCCGGCTCCGTCTGCGTGTACTGGTTCTCGAACGAGGACACCTCGACCCTCGGCGCCTCCGGAGCCATCTTCGGGCTGATGGGCGCGCTGCTCGTGGTCGCCTTCAAGGTGCGCGGCAACGTGCAGAGCATCGTGAGCTGGCTCGCGATCAACGCGGTCGTCACGGTCGTCTTCCCCGGCGTCTCCTGGCAGGGCCATCTCGGTGGGTTCCTCGGCGGCGTGCTGGTGACCGTGATCCTGGTCTACGCGCCCAAGGACCGGCGCGTGCTGCTCCAGGTCGCCGGGATCACGCTGGTCGTGGTGGCGCTCGCGGCCGCGACCGTCGCCCGGACCGTGGCACTGGCCTAG
- a CDS encoding serine/threonine-protein kinase, with protein sequence MTDQPGQPEQFADEAHRYRLDSRIATGGMGVVWRATDTRLNRPVAVKVLKHEYADDPQFRTRFDTEARNAAALQHPGIAGVFDYSSDPGGPADSASPYLVMELVEGQPLSALLVQARDAGRTLDPAVVRDLLTQTADALAVAHRAAIVHRDVKPANLIVTPDRRVKVTDFGIARAADDAQITRTGAVMGTPQYLSPEQARGNPSTPASDVYSLGVVGFECLTGRRPFEADSPVATALAHLQQPVPDLPDDLPEDLRTIVRRALAKDPAERYADGAELAAALRGAEVGMRAAAAPPDDATAVLPATPAQPVAPVPVGAEPPTGPTHRLDRAVPFEGEEPKKRDRRNVLPIVLIVLLLVAAAIAAVVLLLGQDDDEPSSSNDDRSPSRRTSQATTATSETSESEPTTPETSEDTAVFIDADDYIGRDVAEVERELQLLGLRPRLFEDANPGGETEDEVLSVNPAGELNEGDTVDVHYWGPPPAPETTPTTETTPPDETTSTETVTSLSTEGDNG encoded by the coding sequence ATGACTGACCAGCCAGGGCAGCCCGAGCAGTTCGCCGACGAGGCCCACCGCTACCGCCTCGACTCCCGGATCGCCACCGGCGGCATGGGCGTGGTGTGGCGGGCGACCGACACCCGGCTCAACCGGCCGGTCGCGGTCAAGGTGCTCAAGCACGAGTACGCCGACGACCCGCAGTTCCGGACCCGGTTCGACACCGAGGCCCGCAACGCCGCCGCCCTGCAGCACCCGGGCATCGCCGGGGTGTTCGACTACTCCTCCGACCCGGGCGGCCCCGCCGACTCGGCGTCGCCGTACCTCGTGATGGAGCTGGTCGAGGGCCAGCCGCTGTCCGCCCTGCTGGTGCAGGCCAGGGACGCCGGCCGCACCCTCGACCCGGCGGTGGTGCGCGACCTGCTGACGCAGACCGCGGACGCGCTCGCCGTCGCACACCGGGCGGCCATCGTCCACCGCGACGTGAAGCCCGCCAACCTGATCGTCACCCCGGACCGGCGGGTCAAGGTCACCGACTTCGGCATCGCCCGCGCGGCCGACGACGCCCAGATCACCCGCACCGGAGCGGTGATGGGCACGCCGCAGTACCTCTCTCCCGAGCAGGCGCGCGGCAACCCGTCGACCCCGGCGTCCGACGTCTACTCGCTCGGCGTGGTCGGCTTCGAGTGCCTGACCGGCCGACGGCCGTTCGAGGCCGACTCCCCGGTCGCGACAGCACTCGCCCACCTGCAGCAGCCGGTCCCCGACCTGCCGGACGACCTGCCCGAGGACCTCCGCACGATCGTCCGGCGGGCGCTGGCCAAGGACCCGGCCGAGCGGTACGCCGACGGTGCCGAGCTCGCCGCCGCGCTCCGCGGCGCCGAGGTAGGGATGCGCGCCGCGGCTGCGCCGCCGGACGACGCGACCGCCGTGCTGCCGGCGACACCAGCCCAGCCGGTGGCTCCCGTTCCCGTCGGAGCCGAGCCACCGACCGGTCCGACCCACCGGCTCGACCGCGCCGTCCCCTTCGAGGGTGAGGAGCCGAAGAAGCGCGACCGGCGCAACGTGCTCCCGATCGTGCTGATCGTGCTGCTCCTGGTCGCTGCGGCGATCGCAGCGGTCGTGCTGCTGCTCGGGCAGGACGACGACGAGCCGAGCAGCAGCAACGACGACAGGTCGCCGAGCCGCCGCACCTCGCAGGCGACGACCGCGACGTCGGAGACGTCCGAGAGTGAGCCGACGACGCCCGAGACGAGCGAGGACACGGCGGTGTTCATCGACGCCGACGACTACATCGGCCGTGACGTGGCCGAGGTGGAGCGCGAGCTGCAGCTCCTGGGGCTCCGGCCCCGGCTGTTCGAGGATGCCAATCCCGGCGGCGAGACGGAGGACGAGGTGCTGAGCGTCAACCCGGCCGGCGAGCTGAACGAGGGCGACACCGTCGATGTCCACTACTGGGGACCACCACCCGCGCCCGAGACCACGCCGACCACCGAGACGACGCCGCCTGACGAGACCACCAGCACGGAGACTGTGACCAGTCTCTCGACGGAAGGTGACAACGGATGA
- the pknB gene encoding Stk1 family PASTA domain-containing Ser/Thr kinase: MSNAGPTDPPGGNGTGSGTVGGRYQLGELLGRGGMAEVRKGIDARLGRVVAVKRLRTDLASDATFQARFRREAQSSASLNHPAIVAVYDTGEEPAGDGVAQPYIVMEFVAGRTLRDILREGRKILPERALEITSGVLSALDYSHRAGIIHRDIKPGNVMLTPSGDVKVMDFGIARAISDAASSMTQTAAVVGTAQYLSPEQARGESVDSRSDVYSAGCLLYELLTGRPPFVGDSPVAVAYQHVREPAVPPSHHDADLTPDIDVIVMKALAKRVEDRYQSAAQMRADIERYLAGRPVAAVLPTPIDEPPTSATAVVAPANGLTDTSERQRPVPPADRRDDGGRKPWLWVVLGLLVLALLAAAFFAWPKLFPDEPTDVQVPSVVGFERDRARELLADEGLAIDDKQRQCDDQYDAGQVVDQDPPGDEYVAPGSEVTLVLSSGPCDFAMPDVTGKLQRIAIEELVAAGIKRKNILTAPERCDTDEPAGTVVEQTPEPQASVGRDDSVTLCVSDGPEVVPDVIGLRQGQAERLILEAGFQVDVLEDASSEAPKGEVTNVIPGEGEEVDQGKTVTIFVSIFEEPTTSAPPPETDTDDDGLSDTDEATLGTDPENPDSDGDTFSDGDEVEAGSNPLDPLSFPPPGDGDGEGND; this comes from the coding sequence ATGAGCAACGCCGGGCCCACGGACCCGCCCGGGGGCAACGGGACGGGATCCGGGACGGTCGGCGGCCGCTACCAGCTCGGCGAGCTGCTCGGCCGCGGCGGCATGGCCGAGGTGCGCAAGGGCATCGACGCCCGCCTCGGCAGGGTGGTCGCTGTCAAGCGCCTGCGCACCGACCTGGCGAGCGACGCGACCTTCCAGGCGCGCTTCCGGCGCGAGGCGCAGTCGTCGGCCTCGCTCAACCACCCGGCGATCGTCGCCGTCTACGACACCGGCGAGGAGCCGGCCGGCGACGGTGTGGCGCAGCCCTACATCGTCATGGAGTTCGTCGCCGGGCGGACGCTGCGCGACATCCTCCGTGAGGGCCGCAAGATCCTCCCCGAACGGGCCCTCGAGATCACCAGCGGCGTGCTGTCCGCGCTCGACTACAGCCACCGCGCGGGGATCATCCACCGCGACATCAAGCCCGGCAACGTCATGCTCACGCCCTCCGGCGACGTGAAGGTGATGGACTTCGGCATCGCCCGCGCCATCAGCGACGCCGCGTCGTCGATGACCCAGACCGCGGCGGTGGTCGGCACCGCGCAGTACCTCTCCCCCGAGCAGGCCCGCGGTGAGTCGGTCGACTCACGCTCCGACGTCTACTCCGCCGGCTGCCTGCTCTACGAGCTCCTCACCGGCCGGCCGCCGTTCGTCGGCGACAGCCCGGTGGCGGTCGCCTACCAGCACGTGCGCGAGCCCGCCGTGCCGCCGTCCCACCACGACGCCGACCTGACGCCCGACATCGACGTGATCGTGATGAAGGCGCTCGCGAAGCGGGTCGAGGACCGCTACCAGTCCGCTGCGCAGATGCGCGCCGACATCGAGCGCTACCTCGCCGGACGTCCGGTGGCGGCGGTGCTGCCGACCCCGATCGATGAGCCGCCGACCTCGGCCACGGCGGTGGTCGCGCCGGCGAACGGCCTGACGGACACCTCGGAGCGGCAGCGGCCGGTGCCGCCCGCCGACCGCCGCGACGACGGCGGCCGCAAGCCGTGGCTGTGGGTGGTGCTCGGCTTGCTGGTACTCGCCCTGCTGGCCGCCGCCTTCTTCGCGTGGCCGAAGCTGTTCCCCGACGAGCCGACCGACGTCCAGGTGCCGTCGGTGGTCGGCTTCGAGCGCGACCGCGCCCGCGAGCTGCTGGCCGACGAGGGACTGGCCATCGACGACAAGCAGCGGCAGTGCGACGACCAGTACGACGCCGGCCAGGTGGTCGACCAGGACCCGCCGGGCGACGAGTACGTCGCTCCCGGCTCCGAGGTGACGCTCGTGCTCAGCAGCGGGCCGTGCGACTTCGCGATGCCCGACGTCACCGGCAAGCTCCAGCGGATCGCGATCGAGGAGCTGGTCGCGGCCGGGATCAAGCGCAAGAACATCCTGACCGCGCCGGAGAGGTGCGACACCGACGAGCCGGCCGGCACCGTCGTCGAGCAGACGCCCGAGCCGCAGGCGTCGGTCGGCCGCGACGACTCGGTCACGCTGTGCGTCTCCGACGGTCCCGAGGTGGTACCCGACGTGATCGGGCTGCGCCAGGGACAGGCGGAGCGGCTGATCCTGGAGGCCGGCTTCCAGGTCGACGTGCTCGAGGACGCCTCCTCCGAGGCACCCAAGGGTGAGGTCACCAACGTGATCCCGGGCGAGGGCGAAGAGGTCGACCAGGGCAAGACGGTCACGATCTTCGTCTCTATCTTCGAGGAGCCGACCACGTCGGCGCCGCCGCCCGAGACCGACACCGACGACGACGGCCTGTCCGACACCGACGAGGCGACGCTGGGCACCGACCCCGAGAACCCGGACTCCGACGGTGACACGTTCAGCGACGGCGACGAGGTCGAGGCCGGGAGCAACCCGCTCGACCCGCTGAGCTTCCCGCCGCCCGGCGACGGGGACGGCGAGGGGAACGACTAA
- a CDS encoding peptidylprolyl isomerase, translating to MADLQAILKTNKGDITINLFPNHAPRTVQSFVGLATGKPVEVSPDGPYRPSPREGSAGSTPFYDGLGFHRIIPGFMIQGGCPQGTGTGGPGYTFDDEPHPELTFDKPYLLAMANAGVQGGKGTNGSQFFITVGATSWLNFKHTIFGEVADQAGRDVVDAIAAVPTGAGDRPVEPVVIETLEITGA from the coding sequence ATGGCGGACCTCCAGGCCATCCTGAAGACGAACAAGGGCGACATCACGATCAACCTGTTCCCCAACCACGCGCCGCGCACGGTGCAGAGCTTCGTCGGCCTGGCGACCGGCAAGCCGGTCGAGGTCTCCCCCGACGGCCCCTACCGGCCGTCGCCGCGCGAAGGATCGGCCGGGTCCACGCCGTTCTACGACGGTCTCGGCTTCCACCGGATCATCCCCGGCTTCATGATCCAGGGCGGCTGCCCGCAGGGCACCGGCACCGGCGGTCCCGGCTACACGTTCGACGACGAGCCGCACCCCGAGCTGACCTTCGACAAGCCCTATCTGCTCGCGATGGCGAACGCCGGCGTCCAGGGCGGCAAAGGGACCAACGGCTCGCAGTTCTTCATCACCGTCGGCGCCACCAGCTGGCTGAACTTCAAGCACACCATCTTCGGTGAGGTCGCCGACCAGGCCGGTCGCGACGTCGTCGACGCGATCGCCGCGGTCCCGACCGGCGCCGGCGACCGCCCGGTCGAGCCGGTCGTGATCGAGACCCTCGAGATCACCGGCGCCTGA
- a CDS encoding PP2C family protein-serine/threonine phosphatase has product MTSDDSQLPDQPGQPGPPSEPPPADQPPPPEEVPADLTLMRPVPDPAAQTLPPDGPTVDAPEAETLPVPDDVDGDEREPLRLSYYAISDVGRVRKDNQDSGYAGPWLLAVCDGVGGAARGDIASSTAVNELRQLDERPGSADLLTRVTDALHEAHESIASQVDHDPALSGTSTTATVALFDGQRIAVGHIGDSRGYLFRAGELSQITSDHTFVQSLIDEGRITEEEARIHPHRNLILKALDGLHEVEPDLFAIALAPGDRVFLCSDGACGVLDDTRMADILSSGSPEYAAIELVRASLDAGSSDNVTCVVADVLTEEAAAADPAYDDLEPMVVGAAAELKPRARGLFRGHRSGDTGELEPVDAEIPNGIDYAIVEDPLVDPEDYRYAPLAPRRYTWARRLMAVAVLLGLAWVALASAYWWTQQQYYVGEHEGQVAVYRGIDGFPGLSSVYRTSDLSVDDLPEAAQSDVEEGIAADDYQDATSIVRNLAERMMPADDGAEE; this is encoded by the coding sequence TTGACGTCAGACGACAGCCAGCTTCCGGACCAGCCCGGCCAGCCCGGCCCTCCGAGTGAGCCGCCGCCGGCCGACCAGCCGCCCCCGCCGGAGGAGGTCCCCGCCGACCTCACCCTGATGCGCCCGGTCCCGGACCCGGCCGCCCAGACCCTGCCGCCGGACGGCCCTACCGTCGATGCTCCCGAGGCGGAGACGCTGCCGGTGCCCGACGACGTCGACGGCGACGAACGCGAGCCGCTCCGGCTCTCCTACTACGCCATCTCCGACGTGGGCCGGGTCCGCAAGGACAACCAGGACTCGGGCTACGCCGGCCCCTGGCTGCTCGCCGTGTGCGACGGCGTCGGCGGCGCCGCCCGCGGCGACATCGCATCGAGCACGGCCGTCAACGAGCTGCGCCAGCTCGACGAACGGCCCGGCTCGGCCGACCTGCTCACGCGGGTCACCGACGCGCTGCACGAGGCCCACGAGTCGATCGCCTCGCAGGTCGACCATGACCCTGCCCTCAGCGGCACCAGTACGACGGCGACGGTCGCGCTCTTCGACGGCCAGCGGATCGCGGTCGGCCACATCGGTGACTCGCGCGGCTACCTCTTCCGGGCCGGGGAGCTCTCGCAGATCACGAGCGACCACACGTTCGTGCAGAGCCTCATCGACGAGGGCCGGATCACCGAGGAGGAGGCGCGGATCCACCCGCACCGCAACCTCATCCTCAAGGCGCTCGACGGGCTGCACGAGGTCGAGCCCGACCTGTTCGCGATCGCCCTCGCGCCCGGCGACCGGGTCTTCCTCTGCAGCGACGGCGCCTGCGGCGTCCTCGACGACACCCGGATGGCCGACATCCTCTCCAGCGGCTCCCCCGAGTACGCCGCCATCGAGCTGGTCCGCGCCAGCCTCGACGCCGGCAGCTCCGACAACGTCACCTGCGTGGTCGCCGACGTGCTCACCGAGGAGGCGGCCGCCGCCGATCCGGCGTACGACGACCTCGAGCCGATGGTCGTCGGCGCCGCCGCGGAGCTCAAGCCCCGCGCACGCGGCCTGTTCCGCGGCCACCGCTCCGGTGACACCGGCGAGCTCGAGCCGGTCGACGCCGAGATCCCCAACGGCATCGACTACGCGATCGTCGAGGACCCGCTGGTCGACCCCGAGGACTACCGCTACGCACCGCTCGCGCCCCGGCGCTACACCTGGGCGCGGCGGCTCATGGCGGTCGCCGTCCTGCTCGGGCTGGCATGGGTCGCGCTGGCGTCGGCGTACTGGTGGACCCAGCAGCAGTACTACGTCGGCGAGCACGAGGGCCAGGTCGCGGTCTACCGCGGCATCGACGGCTTCCCCGGCCTCTCCAGCGTCTACCGCACCAGCGACCTCTCCGTCGACGACCTCCCCGAGGCCGCGCAGTCCGACGTCGAGGAGGGCATCGCCGCCGACGACTACCAGGACGCCACCAGCATCGTGCGCAACCTGGCCGAGCGGATGATGCCCGCCGACGACGGTGCCGAGGAGTAG
- a CDS encoding DUF881 domain-containing protein yields the protein MTGAHTAGPTEQPAPPPPTPPQRPRRSLAWRIGTPVVGVLSGALFVVSAADSGGTDLRPGRYTDLAGLVEAEAADYEEVRQDLEDLEDDVDSLTEEVSDDQVDRTRERGEELLDPAGLEPRSGPGVTITLSDSPDENLDEAVAHDIKVAQLVVHQQDVQAVVNALWAGGASAVTIAGQRVISTTGIKCEGPVVQLQGVPYPQPYVIQAVGDPAALTAAIDADPLVTGYRTDAANPYIEIGWDMETEDHVEAPAYDGLLDLSYAEPIG from the coding sequence ATGACGGGCGCGCACACGGCTGGGCCGACGGAGCAGCCCGCTCCGCCGCCGCCGACCCCGCCGCAGCGACCACGCCGGTCGCTCGCGTGGCGGATCGGCACGCCCGTCGTCGGGGTGCTCAGCGGCGCCCTCTTCGTGGTGTCCGCTGCCGACAGCGGGGGCACCGACCTGCGCCCAGGTCGCTACACCGACCTCGCCGGGCTGGTGGAGGCCGAGGCCGCCGACTACGAAGAGGTCCGGCAGGACCTCGAGGACCTCGAGGACGACGTCGACTCCTTGACCGAGGAGGTCAGCGACGACCAGGTGGACCGCACCCGGGAGCGGGGCGAGGAGCTACTCGACCCCGCCGGCCTCGAGCCGCGCAGCGGACCCGGCGTCACGATCACGCTCAGCGACTCCCCGGACGAGAACCTCGACGAGGCGGTCGCCCACGACATCAAGGTCGCGCAGCTCGTGGTGCACCAGCAGGACGTTCAGGCCGTGGTCAACGCGCTGTGGGCCGGAGGAGCATCCGCGGTCACCATCGCCGGCCAGCGGGTCATCAGCACCACCGGCATCAAGTGCGAGGGTCCCGTGGTCCAGCTGCAGGGCGTGCCCTATCCCCAGCCCTACGTCATCCAGGCCGTCGGCGACCCGGCCGCACTGACAGCCGCCATCGACGCCGACCCGCTGGTGACCGGCTACCGCACCGACGCCGCGAACCCCTACATCGAGATCGGCTGGGACATGGAGACCGAGGACCACGTCGAGGCGCCGGCGTACGACGGCCTGCTCGACCTCAGCTACGCCGAGCCGATCGGTTAG
- a CDS encoding peptidoglycan D,D-transpeptidase FtsI family protein produces MNRPIRTVSIFCMFLFLALMVNVTYLQFWHAEELNTDPANARVAEAAFSRERGVIIAGEGRDQATLARSTEIDDQYKYLRVYPQPLKYANVTGYLTLGTQTGIERSQNTVLSGEDPRLFVTRLIDLAQNQSNKGGNVLLTLDPQVQEAAYDALLSTVGPDGEGSVVAIEPKTGRVLAMVSLPSYDPNDLATHDFAASREAYNRLDSDEQEPLVNRAIQTRLFPGSTFKVVTASAAIENGLYTADDDVPAGATWQTPGTTGSSNVIDNEGRFLCNPEQVSFATAMAQSCNTAFAKMAVELGPEAMREQAEAFGFNSEYLLDLSPQVESVYPTGVEGPDGETVELNDAQTAQTGFGQFEVQATPLQMAMVVSALANRGTLMRPYLVEEVQDADYSTLEQTEPDELRDAVSPSTADQVTDLMLETVNNGTAFPAQIPGVSVAGKTGTAQRGVEGQPPYGWFVSFAPAEDAEVAVAVMIQEAPGKEIAGGQLGGPIAKAVMEAVLDD; encoded by the coding sequence ATGAACCGTCCCATCCGCACCGTCTCCATCTTCTGCATGTTCCTGTTCCTCGCGCTGATGGTGAACGTCACCTACCTCCAGTTCTGGCACGCCGAGGAGCTCAACACCGATCCGGCCAACGCCCGGGTCGCGGAGGCAGCCTTCAGCCGCGAGCGCGGCGTGATCATCGCGGGCGAGGGTCGGGACCAGGCCACGCTGGCGCGCAGCACGGAGATCGACGACCAGTACAAGTACCTCCGCGTCTACCCGCAGCCGCTCAAGTACGCCAACGTCACCGGCTACCTCACCCTCGGCACCCAGACCGGCATCGAGCGGTCACAGAACACCGTGCTGTCCGGCGAGGACCCGCGGCTCTTCGTCACCCGGCTCATCGACCTTGCCCAGAACCAGAGCAATAAGGGCGGCAACGTGCTGCTCACCCTCGACCCCCAGGTGCAGGAGGCGGCCTACGACGCGCTCCTGTCGACGGTCGGTCCCGACGGCGAGGGGTCGGTCGTGGCGATCGAGCCCAAGACCGGCCGTGTCCTGGCGATGGTGTCGCTGCCGTCGTACGACCCCAACGACCTCGCGACCCATGACTTCGCCGCCTCCCGCGAGGCCTACAACCGGCTCGACAGCGACGAGCAGGAGCCGCTGGTCAACCGCGCGATCCAGACCCGGTTGTTCCCCGGATCGACGTTCAAAGTGGTCACCGCCTCGGCCGCCATCGAGAACGGCCTGTACACCGCCGACGACGACGTCCCGGCCGGCGCCACCTGGCAGACCCCCGGCACCACCGGTTCGAGCAACGTGATCGACAACGAAGGCCGCTTCCTCTGCAACCCCGAGCAGGTCTCCTTCGCCACCGCGATGGCGCAGTCGTGCAACACCGCGTTCGCGAAGATGGCCGTCGAGCTCGGACCGGAGGCGATGCGCGAGCAGGCCGAGGCGTTCGGCTTCAACAGCGAGTACCTCCTCGACCTCTCACCGCAGGTGGAGTCGGTCTACCCGACCGGCGTCGAGGGCCCCGACGGCGAGACCGTGGAGCTCAACGACGCGCAGACGGCGCAGACCGGCTTCGGCCAGTTCGAGGTGCAGGCGACGCCGCTGCAGATGGCGATGGTGGTCTCCGCGCTGGCCAACCGGGGCACGCTGATGCGGCCCTACCTCGTCGAGGAGGTCCAGGACGCCGACTACTCGACCCTGGAGCAGACCGAGCCCGACGAGCTGCGTGACGCCGTGTCCCCCAGCACCGCCGACCAGGTCACCGACCTGATGCTCGAGACCGTCAACAACGGCACCGCGTTCCCCGCGCAGATCCCGGGTGTCAGCGTCGCGGGCAAGACGGGCACCGCCCAGCGCGGTGTCGAGGGGCAGCCGCCGTACGGCTGGTTCGTCTCATTCGCGCCCGCCGAGGACGCCGAGGTCGCTGTCGCGGTGATGATCCAGGAGGCGCCGGGCAAGGAGATCGCAGGCGGCCAGCTGGGCGGTCCGATCGCGAAGGCAGTGATGGAGGCGGTGTTGGATGACTGA